In Meriones unguiculatus strain TT.TT164.6M chromosome 17, Bangor_MerUng_6.1, whole genome shotgun sequence, a single window of DNA contains:
- the LOC110541807 gene encoding keratin-associated protein 6-5: protein MCGYYGNYYGGRGYGCCGYGGLGYGYGGLGCGYGSCYGSGYRGLGCGYGCGYGYGSRSLCGCGYGCGSGYGSGFGYYY from the coding sequence ATGTGTGGCTACTACGGAAACTACTATGGCGGCAGAGGCTATGGCTGCTGTGGCTATGGAGGCCTGGGCTATGGCTATGGAGGTCTGGGCTGTGGCTATGGCTCCTGCTATGGCTCTGGCTACCGTGGACTGGGCTGTGGCTATGGCTGTGGCTATGGCTATGGCTCACGGTCTCTCTGTGGCTGTGGCTATGGATGTGGTTCTGGCTATGGATCTGGATTTGGATACTACTACTGA